A genome region from Pseudomonas sp. S06B 330 includes the following:
- a CDS encoding D-amino acid dehydrogenase, which produces MAQRVTIIGGGVIGLATAYALVREGFAVDLIEARDSLARGTSFANGGQLSYRYVSPLADAGVPLQALGWLLRRDSPLKLRPRLDLAQWRWLGAFMAACRTSVNRSNTAHLLRLALHSQTTLALWRNQDTLSGFAWRRNGKLVTFRNPASFAHARTHLLDPQEQQVLGPADIGVMEPVLADAPFIGGVFTASEEVADCHRFCLALAERLQASGQCRLLLGQTVRRIRHAEGVVQALELGDHVLPVQRLVLCAGHRSASLGLPGLQVPIYPLKGYSLSAPIRAGQQAPQVSITDYDRKIVYARLEDQLRVAAMVDIVGFDESLDLQRLASMRRLAATTLPHAADYTHALEWAGMRPATPTGVPLLGATVYRNLWLNLGHGALGFTLACASGALVAELIAGRLPSIDLHGLCSHTAS; this is translated from the coding sequence ATGGCACAGCGGGTAACGATCATCGGGGGCGGTGTGATTGGTCTGGCAACAGCCTATGCGTTGGTGCGCGAAGGTTTTGCCGTCGATCTGATCGAGGCTCGCGACAGCCTTGCGCGTGGCACCAGCTTTGCCAACGGCGGGCAGTTGTCCTATCGCTACGTGTCACCGCTGGCCGACGCTGGGGTGCCGCTGCAGGCGCTGGGCTGGTTGCTGCGCCGCGACTCGCCGCTAAAACTGCGTCCGCGCCTGGACCTGGCACAATGGCGTTGGCTGGGGGCATTCATGGCTGCCTGCCGGACCTCGGTCAATCGCAGCAATACTGCGCATCTGTTGCGCTTGGCGCTGCACAGCCAGACTACCCTGGCGCTCTGGCGCAACCAGGATACCCTGAGCGGCTTCGCCTGGCGGCGCAATGGCAAGCTGGTGACGTTCCGCAACCCGGCGAGTTTCGCCCATGCCCGCACGCATCTGCTCGACCCGCAAGAACAGCAGGTGCTAGGGCCTGCAGACATTGGGGTCATGGAACCGGTCCTGGCCGATGCTCCGTTCATCGGCGGTGTGTTCACTGCCAGTGAAGAAGTCGCCGATTGCCATCGCTTTTGTCTGGCCCTGGCTGAGCGCTTGCAAGCGTCGGGTCAGTGTCGCTTGCTGCTCGGCCAGACCGTCCGGCGCATTCGTCATGCTGAGGGTGTGGTCCAGGCCTTGGAGCTGGGTGACCATGTCCTGCCTGTACAGCGCCTGGTGTTGTGCGCCGGACACCGTAGTGCCAGCCTCGGCCTGCCGGGTCTGCAGGTGCCGATCTATCCGCTCAAGGGCTACAGCCTGAGTGCACCGATCAGGGCCGGGCAACAAGCGCCCCAGGTCAGCATCACCGACTACGACCGCAAGATTGTTTATGCCCGGCTTGAAGATCAACTGCGGGTTGCTGCCATGGTCGATATTGTCGGCTTTGACGAGTCGCTTGATTTGCAGCGTTTGGCCAGCATGCGCCGGCTGGCGGCGACGACCTTGCCCCATGCCGCCGACTACACCCATGCCCTGGAGTGGGCAGGCATGCGCCCGGCAACGCCCACTGGCGTACCGTTGCTGGGCGCAACGGTGTACCGTAACCTCTGGCTCAACCTTGGCCATGGCGCGCTTGGTTTTACCTTGGCTTGTGCCAGCGGCGCGCTGGTGGCCGAATTGATTGCTGGCCGCTTGCCGTCGATCGATCTGCATGGGCTGTGTTCTCATACAGCGTCTTGA
- a CDS encoding FKBP-type peptidyl-prolyl cis-trans isomerase: protein MSSELQIIDIQVGEGKEVVKGALITTQYTGWLENGTKFDASYDRGKPFQCVIGTGRVIKGWDQGLMGMKVGGKRKLIVPSHLAYGERSMGAITPHSNLTFEIELLEVLTRDE, encoded by the coding sequence ATGAGCAGCGAACTGCAAATCATCGATATCCAGGTAGGCGAAGGCAAGGAGGTGGTCAAAGGCGCGCTGATTACTACCCAGTACACGGGGTGGCTGGAAAATGGCACAAAATTCGACGCTTCCTACGACCGCGGCAAACCCTTCCAGTGTGTGATCGGCACCGGCCGGGTCATCAAAGGCTGGGACCAAGGCCTAATGGGTATGAAGGTCGGCGGCAAGCGCAAGCTGATCGTGCCGTCTCACCTGGCCTACGGCGAGCGCAGCATGGGTGCGATCACACCGCATTCGAATTTGACCTTCGAGATCGAATTGCTGGAAGTCCTGACCCGCGACGAGTGA
- a CDS encoding GFA family protein, producing MSLEKHGSCLCGAVKLSVSLEKASVDACHCSMCRQWGGGPLLSVHCSEPVKFTAGQPVIYDSSEWAQRCFCGTCGTHLLYRLKNGQFDSVSVGVLEGNTDWVFDLQVYIDEKPTYYCFANDTKTMTRAEVEALFS from the coding sequence ATGTCCCTGGAAAAGCATGGCAGTTGCCTGTGTGGCGCTGTCAAACTCAGTGTCAGCCTTGAAAAGGCCAGCGTAGACGCCTGCCACTGCAGCATGTGCCGTCAATGGGGCGGCGGGCCATTGCTCTCGGTGCACTGCTCGGAGCCGGTCAAGTTTACCGCCGGGCAGCCGGTGATCTATGACTCGTCCGAATGGGCCCAGCGTTGTTTCTGTGGCACGTGTGGCACCCATCTACTTTACCGACTGAAAAACGGCCAATTTGATTCCGTTTCAGTGGGAGTACTTGAAGGTAATACCGATTGGGTCTTCGACCTGCAGGTGTATATCGACGAGAAGCCGACGTACTACTGCTTTGCCAACGATACGAAAACCATGACCAGAGCCGAAGTCGAGGCCCTGTTCAGCTGA
- a CDS encoding LysR substrate-binding domain-containing protein has product MSRFSRHLPALDTLIAFEAVVRTGSFTRAASELYLTQSAVSKQIKLLEEQLGAVLFERRARGIALTSAGESLNTIVEPMLESLLANVLRLKAGHSSRNVSVICTHAVAQYWLFPRLLRFNEQHPELTVNIHASNEISESDIANYDFGILYGHGHWSSLKAEKLFDETIYPIASVKRALPTVNSLEALQTLPLIQLDASAWNCLDWQDWFSHQGLRYRAPAEAVTFNQVNLVFEAVVQGMGVGLGWEFMARERIEQGSIRQVSAFVVHTGQADYLVHDKQAPRSPAAQVFADWLLAFS; this is encoded by the coding sequence ATGAGTCGCTTCAGCCGCCACCTGCCTGCGCTGGACACCCTGATCGCCTTTGAAGCAGTGGTACGTACCGGCAGCTTTACCCGTGCTGCCAGTGAGCTGTACCTGACCCAAAGCGCGGTGAGTAAACAGATCAAGCTGCTTGAAGAGCAGCTTGGCGCCGTGCTGTTCGAGCGCCGCGCCCGCGGCATCGCCCTGACCTCGGCGGGGGAAAGTCTCAATACCATTGTCGAGCCAATGCTGGAGAGTCTGTTGGCCAATGTCCTGCGCTTGAAAGCGGGTCACAGCAGCCGCAATGTCAGCGTCATCTGTACCCATGCCGTGGCCCAGTACTGGCTGTTCCCACGGCTTCTGCGCTTCAACGAACAGCACCCGGAACTGACCGTGAACATTCACGCCAGTAACGAGATCAGTGAAAGCGATATTGCCAACTACGATTTCGGCATTCTCTATGGCCACGGCCATTGGAGTTCACTCAAGGCCGAGAAACTGTTCGACGAAACCATCTACCCGATTGCCAGCGTCAAACGCGCACTACCTACGGTCAACTCACTGGAGGCGCTGCAAACGCTGCCGCTGATTCAACTGGATGCCTCGGCCTGGAACTGTCTGGACTGGCAGGACTGGTTCAGCCATCAGGGCCTGCGCTATCGGGCACCCGCTGAGGCAGTGACTTTCAATCAGGTCAACCTGGTGTTCGAAGCGGTAGTGCAAGGAATGGGCGTGGGCCTTGGCTGGGAGTTCATGGCCCGTGAGCGCATTGAACAGGGTTCTATCCGCCAGGTATCGGCCTTTGTCGTGCACACCGGTCAAGCCGACTATCTGGTGCACGACAAACAAGCGCCACGCTCACCGGCAGCGCAGGTGTTCGCCGACTGGTTACTGGCGTTCAGCTGA
- a CDS encoding histidine phosphatase family protein, giving the protein MKLSTLFHRHRHAFCSLVLLGGVSLLAVEAVESHAEPVDGTQTLVFLRHAEKPGEGLGQLNCQGLNRALDLATLLPEKFGKADYVFAANPSRHVEEGSKDDAYSYIRPLMTISPSAIKLGLPVNIDFGANDTGELADELLQDKYRNATVYTAWSHGYLPELINTVAGKAVGEKQVITEDWDGGDFDSLYVLTLTWRDGKASLLSRNYKQGLNDGEHSCPS; this is encoded by the coding sequence ATGAAGTTGTCGACCCTGTTCCACCGCCACCGCCACGCCTTTTGTTCGCTGGTCCTGCTCGGGGGCGTCTCGCTGCTGGCCGTGGAGGCCGTCGAAAGCCACGCCGAGCCGGTGGACGGTACCCAGACGCTGGTGTTCCTGCGCCACGCTGAAAAACCAGGAGAGGGCCTCGGGCAACTCAACTGCCAAGGGCTCAATCGTGCCCTGGACCTGGCGACGTTGCTCCCAGAGAAATTCGGCAAGGCTGACTACGTGTTTGCCGCCAACCCGTCGCGTCACGTTGAAGAAGGCAGCAAGGACGACGCCTACAGTTACATCCGCCCGCTGATGACCATCAGCCCCAGCGCGATCAAGCTTGGCTTGCCGGTGAACATCGACTTTGGTGCCAACGACACTGGCGAACTGGCCGATGAGCTGCTGCAGGACAAGTACCGCAACGCTACGGTTTACACCGCCTGGTCCCATGGTTACTTGCCTGAGTTGATCAACACTGTGGCCGGCAAGGCCGTGGGTGAGAAGCAGGTGATCACTGAGGACTGGGACGGTGGAGATTTCGATTCGCTCTACGTATTGACCCTGACCTGGCGCGACGGCAAAGCCAGCCTCCTCAGCCGTAACTATAAGCAAGGCTTGAACGACGGCGAACATAGCTGCCCGAGCTGA
- a CDS encoding DMT family transporter, with amino-acid sequence MKQGVAYAGIAGAMWGMVLMVPQLLPEFSPVLLSCARFVLFGLVTVILALPMRKAVGRLTLADLWMLGRLALVGNLLYFICLVAAIQHLGVAPASLIVGVLPLTITLYGRHDNGGVALKQLLVPLLLILAGMLCINVQTFAVEPGALGDKVAGVLYALAALACWTWYAVNNSRYLKQCGHFDSHQWSVLCGVMTGVFSLVLVAFVALWQPAQLQVEAPPERWWLFWLYSLGCAIFGSWLAALLWNAASKRMPLTLSGQLIVFETLFALLYAFIWRQSGPSLLEAAAIILVIGGVCWSMRQHGTPANLAKPAHS; translated from the coding sequence GTGAAGCAGGGTGTGGCCTACGCCGGGATAGCCGGGGCGATGTGGGGAATGGTGCTGATGGTGCCGCAATTGTTGCCTGAGTTCAGTCCGGTGCTGCTTAGCTGCGCGCGCTTCGTGCTGTTCGGATTGGTCACCGTGATTCTGGCGTTGCCGATGCGCAAGGCCGTAGGGCGTTTGACCCTGGCAGATCTGTGGATGCTTGGGCGCTTGGCGCTGGTCGGCAATTTGCTTTATTTCATCTGCCTGGTGGCGGCCATTCAGCACCTGGGGGTGGCGCCCGCTTCGCTGATTGTCGGCGTCTTGCCGTTGACCATCACCCTCTATGGCCGCCATGACAACGGTGGTGTAGCGCTCAAGCAGCTGCTTGTACCGCTGTTGCTGATTCTCGCCGGTATGCTGTGTATCAATGTGCAAACGTTCGCCGTTGAGCCAGGAGCATTGGGCGACAAGGTGGCCGGCGTACTCTATGCCTTGGCTGCATTGGCTTGCTGGACCTGGTACGCGGTCAACAACAGCCGCTATCTCAAGCAGTGCGGGCATTTTGACAGCCACCAGTGGTCGGTGCTCTGCGGGGTGATGACGGGGGTGTTCAGCCTGGTGTTGGTGGCGTTTGTTGCGCTGTGGCAGCCTGCTCAGTTGCAGGTCGAGGCACCGCCTGAGCGGTGGTGGTTGTTCTGGTTGTATAGCCTGGGTTGCGCGATTTTCGGTTCGTGGTTGGCGGCATTGCTGTGGAATGCGGCGTCCAAGCGCATGCCGCTGACCCTGAGTGGTCAACTGATTGTGTTCGAAACCTTGTTCGCCTTGCTTTACGCGTTCATCTGGCGGCAAAGCGGGCCAAGCCTGCTGGAGGCGGCCGCGATCATTCTGGTCATTGGCGGTGTCTGCTGGTCGATGCGTCAGCACGGTACACCGGCAAACCTTGCCAAACCTGCGCATTCTTGA